In a genomic window of Hyphomonas sp.:
- a CDS encoding DEAD/DEAH box helicase, translating to MTQFSELGLAEPILQAITAEGYTKPTPIQAEAIPALLTGRDLVGIAQTGTGKTAAFSLPLLSRLAETPRPLQKNAARILILAPTRELAAQIAESVRLYGKQMKLSTTVVVGGVKPGGQVRALSRGVDVLVATPGRLLDHMDTGAVTLDRVEAVVLDEADQMMDMGFLPSIRKIMRAVPKSRQTLLFSATMPKEIRALANDFLTDPAEVTVAAVSKPAEKIDQAVYMVKGDAKPRLLAEILSEDDMDRAIVFTRTKHGADKVVRYLANEGLYAEAIHGNKSQNQRIRALDAFKSGKAPILVATDIAARGIDVDGVSHVVNMDMPNLPESYVHRIGRTARAGRSGIAVSLVGNDERGYLRDIEKLIGRKIDRVDLPEDMALDLSLPEDPPPHLRQGRGGQGRGRGHGQGGGRRQGASSQNRARSGGGKGPRKGGGKPAGGRGEGNRPAAHAEAGSSGARKGGGQKRRARSRKSWSPVD from the coding sequence TTGACACAGTTTTCCGAACTCGGCCTGGCCGAGCCGATCCTTCAGGCGATCACCGCCGAGGGCTATACCAAGCCGACGCCGATTCAGGCCGAGGCCATTCCCGCGCTTCTGACGGGCCGCGACCTGGTGGGCATTGCCCAGACAGGCACCGGCAAGACGGCTGCGTTCTCGCTGCCGCTGCTGAGCCGGCTGGCCGAAACGCCGCGCCCCCTGCAGAAGAACGCTGCACGCATCCTGATCCTGGCGCCGACGCGCGAGCTGGCGGCCCAGATCGCCGAGAGTGTGCGCCTGTATGGCAAGCAGATGAAACTGTCGACGACCGTGGTCGTCGGCGGGGTGAAGCCGGGCGGGCAGGTGCGCGCCCTGTCGCGCGGCGTGGACGTTCTGGTGGCCACACCGGGGCGCCTTCTGGACCATATGGACACCGGTGCGGTGACTTTGGACCGCGTTGAAGCCGTTGTGCTGGACGAGGCGGACCAGATGATGGACATGGGCTTCCTGCCCTCGATCCGGAAGATCATGCGGGCCGTGCCGAAAAGCCGGCAGACGCTGCTGTTCTCGGCCACGATGCCGAAGGAAATCCGCGCGCTGGCCAATGATTTCCTGACCGATCCGGCGGAAGTCACCGTGGCGGCCGTGTCGAAACCGGCCGAGAAGATCGATCAGGCGGTCTATATGGTCAAAGGCGACGCCAAGCCGCGCCTTCTGGCAGAAATCCTGTCGGAAGACGACATGGACCGCGCCATCGTGTTCACCCGGACCAAGCACGGCGCCGACAAGGTGGTGCGCTATCTCGCCAATGAAGGCCTCTATGCCGAGGCAATCCATGGCAACAAGAGCCAGAACCAGCGCATCCGCGCGCTGGATGCGTTCAAGAGCGGCAAGGCGCCGATCCTTGTCGCGACCGACATTGCCGCGCGCGGCATTGATGTCGACGGGGTCAGCCATGTTGTGAACATGGACATGCCGAACCTGCCGGAATCCTATGTCCACCGCATCGGCCGGACGGCCCGGGCAGGACGCAGCGGCATTGCGGTTTCCCTTGTCGGCAATGACGAGCGCGGCTATCTGCGCGACATCGAAAAGCTGATCGGCCGCAAGATCGACCGGGTCGACCTGCCGGAAGACATGGCACTGGACCTGTCCCTGCCGGAAGACCCGCCGCCGCACCTGCGTCAGGGCCGGGGTGGTCAGGGCAGGGGCCGCGGACATGGCCAGGGCGGCGGACGCCGCCAGGGTGCCTCGTCCCAGAACCGGGCCCGTTCCGGCGGCGGCAAGGGCCCCCGCAAGGGTGGCGGCAAGCCGGCAGGCGGCCGCGGCGAGGGC
- the pdeM gene encoding ligase-associated DNA damage response endonuclease PdeM — protein sequence MTAAAKKPSETHLHLAGELLTPLPEGALWWAAERVLVVSDLHFEKGSAFAARGQMLPPYDTAATLSQVERLCALLKPKTVISLGDSFHDRAAELRLPEEYARRIQALTAAHDWVWVEGNHDPDPPEHLGGRASKVLRIGPLVFRHEPTGEAGEIAGHLHPAAKIIGRGRAVRRRCFASDGARLVMPAMGAFTGGLNVLDTAFAPIFPDGAMAFALGQERVFMVAAKSLVADTPRGTRWRL from the coding sequence ATGACCGCCGCCGCGAAAAAGCCTTCAGAAACGCATCTGCACCTGGCCGGGGAGCTGCTGACGCCGCTGCCGGAGGGGGCGCTGTGGTGGGCGGCCGAGCGCGTGCTGGTCGTGTCGGACCTGCACTTCGAGAAAGGCAGCGCCTTTGCCGCGCGGGGCCAGATGCTGCCGCCCTATGATACGGCGGCGACGCTGAGCCAGGTCGAGCGGCTGTGCGCACTGCTGAAGCCGAAGACCGTGATTTCCCTTGGTGACAGTTTCCATGATCGCGCGGCGGAGCTGCGGCTGCCGGAGGAGTATGCGCGACGGATCCAGGCGCTGACCGCGGCGCATGACTGGGTCTGGGTAGAGGGCAATCACGATCCGGACCCGCCGGAACATCTGGGCGGGCGGGCCAGCAAGGTGCTGCGCATCGGGCCGCTGGTTTTCCGTCATGAGCCGACCGGCGAAGCGGGCGAGATTGCCGGGCATTTGCACCCGGCCGCCAAGATCATCGGGCGCGGACGGGCGGTGCGCCGGCGCTGTTTCGCCAGTGATGGTGCGCGGCTGGTGATGCCTGCCATGGGCGCCTTTACCGGCGGGCTGAATGTGCTGGACACGGCGTTCGCGCCGATCTTCCCCGACGGGGCGATGGCGTTCGCGCTGGGCCAGGAGCGTGTGTTCATGGTGGCGGCTAAAAGCCTCGTGGCCGATACGCCACGCGGCACGCGCTGGAGACTCTAG
- a CDS encoding ligase-associated DNA damage response DEXH box helicase: MAESAVSPFALPEPFEAWFAARGWQARPHQLALAEQSLNGESALLIAPTGGGKTLAGFLGSLVELSGYPSPLAGGEKRPALHTLYISPLKALAADVQRNLMGPVEEMGLNIRIESRTGDTPSHVRQRQRRTPPDILLTTPEQLALFIASDHAKEFFADLKCVIVDEIHAMAASKRGDLLALGLATLASWAPACRFLGLSATVREPQALADWLDVRTAPPPNAGEVGAQRPDGAGAGNSPLRPSGTSPASGGGESGNVRILTADGGVSADVDILISRQRIPWSGHSGRFAVPDVYEAIKRATMTLVFVNTRSQAELMFQELWRANEDGLPIALHHGSLAREQRTKVEAAMAAGALKAVVCTSTLDLGIDWGEVDLVIQMGAPKGAARLIQRIGRANHRMDEASRAVLVPTNRFEVLECRAAEAAVEAGEIDGEGIREGALDILAQHVMGRACGDGFRLQELYDEIVRAAPYQRLDWETYERIVDFVASGGYALKTYDRFHRIVRRPDGVWVARTARDAQAHRMNVGAIVESPMLSVRLAQFVGKSPPPPAGEVAAQRSEGAGGGKSPLRPSGTSPASGGGSRRAVRAGLKLGEMEEYFLSTLTPGDTFLFAGEVLRLVGVDGMDALVVRAVSEQPAIPSYNGGKFPLTTFLADRVRHMIHDPAQWDGLPDPVREWFEIQKLKSEIPPPDHLLVETFPRGGRFYLVCYPFEGRLAHQTLGMLLTRRLERMGAKPTGFVASEYAMAVWGMEDMSGIDMDALFHPDMMGDDLESWLDESALMKRTFGQCAQISGLIHRNLPGKEKNSRQVSFSSDLIYDVLRSHEPDHILLQAARQDAATGLLDVRRLSDALVRIRGKIDHQALKKISPFAVPVMLEIGKEPVSGASVQDAILGEAEADLVRDAMG, encoded by the coding sequence ATGGCTGAGTCTGCCGTTTCCCCTTTCGCGTTGCCGGAACCGTTCGAAGCCTGGTTTGCGGCGCGGGGCTGGCAGGCGCGGCCGCACCAGCTGGCTCTGGCAGAGCAGTCGCTGAACGGGGAGAGCGCCTTGCTGATCGCGCCAACCGGCGGCGGCAAGACGTTGGCAGGGTTTCTGGGCAGCCTGGTGGAACTTTCCGGGTATCCTTCCCCGCTGGCGGGAGGAGAGAAACGGCCTGCCTTGCACACGCTCTACATCTCTCCGCTGAAGGCGCTGGCAGCCGATGTGCAGCGCAATCTGATGGGGCCGGTTGAAGAGATGGGCCTGAACATCAGGATCGAGAGCCGGACCGGCGACACGCCCAGCCATGTGCGCCAGCGGCAAAGGCGGACTCCGCCCGATATCCTGCTCACCACACCCGAACAATTGGCGCTGTTCATTGCCTCGGATCATGCGAAGGAATTTTTCGCCGATCTCAAATGCGTGATCGTGGATGAGATTCACGCGATGGCCGCGTCGAAGCGGGGCGATCTTCTGGCGCTCGGCCTTGCGACGCTGGCAAGCTGGGCCCCGGCGTGCCGGTTCCTTGGCCTGTCTGCGACGGTGCGCGAGCCTCAGGCATTGGCGGACTGGCTGGATGTCCGGACTGCACCTCCCCCGAACGCGGGGGAGGTGGGCGCGCAGCGGCCGGACGGGGCGGGGGCCGGGAACTCCCCCCTCCGCCCTTCGGGCACCTCCCCCGCAAGCGGGGGAGGAGAGAGTGGCAATGTTCGTATCCTTACAGCGGATGGGGGCGTGTCCGCAGATGTCGACATCCTGATTTCCCGGCAGCGGATTCCGTGGTCCGGCCATTCGGGGCGGTTCGCCGTGCCCGACGTGTACGAAGCGATCAAGCGCGCAACGATGACGCTGGTATTTGTCAATACGCGCAGCCAGGCCGAACTTATGTTTCAGGAGTTGTGGCGCGCGAATGAAGATGGCCTGCCGATCGCGCTGCATCATGGCTCTCTGGCGCGGGAACAGCGCACGAAGGTCGAGGCGGCCATGGCGGCGGGCGCGCTTAAGGCGGTTGTCTGTACGTCCACACTGGACCTCGGCATTGACTGGGGCGAGGTGGACCTCGTGATCCAGATGGGCGCACCGAAAGGGGCTGCGCGCCTGATCCAGCGCATCGGGCGCGCCAATCACCGGATGGACGAAGCGAGCCGGGCCGTCCTTGTGCCAACGAACCGGTTTGAAGTGCTCGAATGCCGCGCCGCTGAAGCGGCGGTGGAAGCCGGAGAGATTGACGGGGAGGGGATTCGCGAAGGTGCGCTCGACATATTGGCCCAGCACGTCATGGGGCGGGCCTGTGGCGACGGATTTCGGCTGCAGGAACTGTATGACGAGATTGTCCGCGCTGCGCCCTATCAGCGGCTGGATTGGGAAACCTATGAACGGATTGTCGATTTCGTGGCGAGTGGCGGATACGCGCTGAAAACATATGACCGGTTCCATCGCATCGTGCGGCGACCGGATGGCGTATGGGTGGCGCGAACGGCGCGGGATGCGCAGGCACACCGGATGAATGTCGGGGCAATTGTGGAATCCCCCATGCTGTCGGTGCGGCTGGCGCAATTCGTCGGCAAGTCTCCTCCCCCGCCTGCGGGGGAGGTGGCCGCGCAGCGGTCGGAGGGGGCGGGGGGCGGAAAGTCCCCCCTCCGCCCTTCGGGCACCTCCCCCGCAAGCGGGGGAGGATCGCGACGCGCAGTGCGTGCCGGGCTGAAGCTGGGCGAAATGGAGGAGTACTTCCTGTCTACGCTGACGCCGGGGGACACGTTCCTGTTTGCGGGCGAAGTGCTCCGGCTGGTCGGGGTGGACGGCATGGATGCGCTGGTCGTGCGGGCGGTCAGCGAGCAGCCGGCGATCCCGTCCTATAATGGCGGAAAGTTTCCGCTGACGACCTTTCTGGCGGATCGCGTGCGGCACATGATCCATGATCCTGCCCAATGGGACGGGCTGCCGGATCCGGTACGGGAATGGTTCGAAATCCAGAAGCTGAAATCCGAAATTCCGCCGCCGGATCATCTTCTGGTCGAGACGTTCCCGCGCGGCGGGCGGTTCTATCTGGTCTGTTATCCATTTGAAGGGCGCCTCGCGCATCAGACGCTGGGCATGTTGCTGACTAGGCGACTGGAGCGGATGGGCGCGAAGCCGACCGGATTTGTGGCCAGCGAATACGCCATGGCGGTGTGGGGGATGGAGGACATGTCCGGCATCGACATGGACGCGCTGTTCCATCCGGACATGATGGGCGACGATTTGGAGAGCTGGCTGGACGAGAGCGCCCTGATGAAGCGGACGTTCGGCCAGTGCGCGCAGATCTCTGGCCTGATCCACCGCAATCTTCCGGGCAAGGAAAAGAACTCCCGGCAGGTCAGCTTTTCCTCCGACCTGATCTATGACGTGCTGCGCAGCCATGAGCCGGACCATATCCTGCTGCAGGCCGCCCGTCAGGATGCGGCGACGGGCTTGCTGGATGTGCGCCGCCTGTCAGATGCCTTGGTGCGCATTCGCGGCAAGATCGATCATCAGGCGCTGAAAAAGATCAGCCCGTTCGCTGTGCCCGTCATGCTGGAAATCGGCAAGGAGCCGGTCTCGGGCGCCTCGGTCCAGGACGCGATATTGGGTGAGGCCGAGGCAGATCTGGTGCGCGATGCGATGGGGTAG